From Microbacterium sp. LWH7-1.2:
ACTGTCACACCTCGACATTTACGGTGATGCCGCGCCGGACGGCGTGTGCGGCGGAAGCCCGCACATGCACCTCGTCTCAACCGAGGCGTACGTTGTCGTGGAAGGGCGTGGCACCCTGCAGACGATCGACGGCGAGGGCTTCCACGAGACCGAGCTCCACGCGGGTTCGGTCGTATGGTTCACGCCCGGAACGATCCACCGAGCCGTGAACCACGGCGGTTTGCAGGTGATCGTCCTGATGAGCAACGCGGGGCTGCCCGAGGCCGGCGACGCGGTGATGACCTTCCCTGCCGACATCGTGGCCGACCCTGACGCGTACGCTGCGGCTGCGTCCCTCGGTGGGCCGGACGGCCGTGAGGAGCGTGCGTCGCGCCGGCGGGATCTCGCGGTGACCGGCTTCGACGCGCTGCGCGATGCCGTCGCCGCCGGCGATCGCGGACCTCTTGAGCACTTCTACCAGGCGGCCGGCGCGCTCGTTCGTCGCAGCGCCGCCGCGTGGGCGCAGCTCGTGCGCGAGCGCCCACTCGCCCAGGCAGAGCGGTCGCTCGCGCTCACAGGGGCGATCGCGAGCGGCGACATCGCGCATCTGCGCGACGCGCGCGTGCGCGAAGCGCCGGCAGCGGCCGAGCGGCGCTTCGGCATGTGCGGCCGCATCCGCGCCTACGACATCACCGATTCCGAGGAGGATCCCCGATGAGCCACCCGTACACCTTCGATCCCCTGCCGCAGCCGGCCGTCGCTCCCGGCGAGTTCTTCTTCGCCGCCGTAGGGCTGGACCACGGCCACATCTTCGGCATGACCGATGGCCTCATCGGCGCTGGAGCGACCGTGAAATGGGTGTTCGACGAGAACCCCGACCGGGTCGCGTCGTTCATGCAGCGGTACCCCACTGCCCGCGCCGCATCGTCGGAGCAAGAGGTGCTCGATGATCCCGAGGTGCGCCTCGTCGCCACAGCGGCCGTCGCCTCGGAGCGGGCACCGATCGGCCTGCGCGCGATCGAGGCAGGGAAGGACGCATTCGTCGACAAGGCACCGCTGACCACGTTCGCCCAGCTCGAGGCCGTTCGTGAGGCGACAGCGCGCACCGGTCGCAAATACGCGGTCTACTACGGCGAGCGCGTGCACTCCGAGGCTGCGATCCTCGCCGGCCAGCTCATCGAACGCGGCGCGATCGGCACCGTCCTGCAGGTGGTCTGCTTCGGGCCGCACCGCATCGGCGGAGGGCGGCCCGACTGGTTCTACGACCCCGAGCAGTATGGCGGCATCCTCTGCGACATCGGCAGCCACAACTTCGAGCAGATG
This genomic window contains:
- a CDS encoding Gfo/Idh/MocA family oxidoreductase, with product MSHPYTFDPLPQPAVAPGEFFFAAVGLDHGHIFGMTDGLIGAGATVKWVFDENPDRVASFMQRYPTARAASSEQEVLDDPEVRLVATAAVASERAPIGLRAIEAGKDAFVDKAPLTTFAQLEAVREATARTGRKYAVYYGERVHSEAAILAGQLIERGAIGTVLQVVCFGPHRIGGGRPDWFYDPEQYGGILCDIGSHNFEQMLFYTGATDGRVSTSTVANYAHSDTPGLQDFGDAHVVLDNGTTGYVRVDWFTPDGLGVFGDGRTLLLGTDGYIELRKYIDVATDNGGGQVILVNQEGQYRFDANGMTGFPYFGQLIRDCIDRTETSMTQAHALKAAELSLQAQGEALVLAP
- a CDS encoding cupin domain-containing protein, translated to MSASSFPGGTSLSHLDIYGDAAPDGVCGGSPHMHLVSTEAYVVVEGRGTLQTIDGEGFHETELHAGSVVWFTPGTIHRAVNHGGLQVIVLMSNAGLPEAGDAVMTFPADIVADPDAYAAAASLGGPDGREERASRRRDLAVTGFDALRDAVAAGDRGPLEHFYQAAGALVRRSAAAWAQLVRERPLAQAERSLALTGAIASGDIAHLRDARVREAPAAAERRFGMCGRIRAYDITDSEEDPR